A genomic stretch from Chryseobacterium sp. SNU WT5 includes:
- a CDS encoding alpha/beta hydrolase has translation MDLQYLVREPQNITSKTPLLILLHGYGSNEEDLFSFEPTLPEDWLIVSFRAPLKSDYEGYSWYDIDLMNEENRIDVAQAKESIETILENIMKISNQYGLTENQTHLAGFSQGGILSYALALNHPELFSKVACLSCYPEDKLLATIVKDKKKIEKLRFFISHGSDDAIIPIEWGRKAADLLYDLGGYFSFREYMSGHGVNQKNYMDLMDFFKK, from the coding sequence ATGGATTTACAATACCTCGTACGCGAACCTCAAAATATTACTTCAAAAACACCCTTACTAATTTTATTGCACGGGTATGGCAGTAATGAGGAAGATCTTTTCAGTTTTGAACCTACTTTGCCTGAAGACTGGTTAATAGTAAGCTTTAGAGCGCCCTTAAAAAGCGATTACGAAGGATATTCCTGGTATGACATTGATTTAATGAATGAAGAAAACAGAATTGATGTAGCACAGGCAAAAGAGTCCATCGAAACAATCCTGGAAAATATAATGAAGATCTCTAACCAATATGGATTAACAGAAAACCAAACCCATCTGGCGGGCTTTTCGCAGGGCGGAATTCTAAGCTATGCGCTTGCACTGAACCATCCAGAATTATTTTCTAAAGTTGCGTGCCTGAGTTGTTATCCTGAAGACAAATTACTTGCTACTATCGTAAAAGATAAAAAAAAGATTGAAAAATTAAGATTTTTCATTTCACATGGATCTGATGATGCCATCATTCCAATTGAATGGGGAAGAAAAGCGGCAGATCTATTATATGATTTAGGTGGATATTTTTCTTTCCGTGAATATATGAGCGGACACGGTGTGAATCAGAAGAACTATATGGATCTAATGGATTTCTTTAAAAAATAA
- the purE gene encoding 5-(carboxyamino)imidazole ribonucleotide mutase, which yields MVGIIMGSQSDLQVMEQAAEFLKSLEIPYELTVVSAHRTPERMFDYAKSAKARGLKVLIAGAGGAAHLPGMVASCTTLPVIGVPILSSNSIDGWDSILSILQMPSGIPVATVALNGAMNAGILAAKILGSCDHEISNRLEIYQNSLKDKVLGTVKEISKVHPNTFDM from the coding sequence ATGGTAGGAATAATAATGGGCAGTCAAAGTGATCTGCAAGTGATGGAACAGGCGGCAGAATTTTTAAAGTCATTGGAAATCCCTTATGAATTAACCGTGGTTTCTGCACATAGAACGCCGGAAAGAATGTTTGACTATGCCAAATCTGCGAAAGCTCGTGGTTTAAAAGTTCTTATAGCGGGAGCAGGAGGCGCAGCGCATTTACCAGGAATGGTTGCCAGTTGTACCACGTTGCCAGTAATAGGTGTTCCAATTTTATCTTCTAATTCAATCGACGGTTGGGATTCTATTTTGTCTATTTTGCAAATGCCGTCGGGAATTCCAGTAGCAACTGTAGCTTTGAATGGAGCTATGAATGCTGGGATTTTAGCCGCTAAGATTTTAGGATCTTGTGATCACGAGATTTCAAATCGATTAGAAATCTACCAAAATTCTTTAAAAGACAAAGTTTTAGGTACCGTTAAAGAAATAAGTAAAGTACATCCTAATACATTCGATATGTAA
- a CDS encoding Lrp/AsnC family transcriptional regulator yields the protein MLDSKDRKLLLLLQDDSKKTTKQLAAELHLSVTAVFERIKKLEKQRIIEKYVALVSKELLNKNFIVLCHVKLIQHKKEYIAQFENEIMQFSEVLECFHVSGDYDYILKICVRDIAEYREFMVSKLTNLQHIASTQSSFMIKEVKNSTSIEP from the coding sequence ATGCTGGATTCAAAAGATAGAAAATTGCTGCTATTGTTGCAGGATGATTCAAAAAAAACCACCAAACAGCTTGCTGCTGAGTTACATCTGTCTGTTACAGCAGTTTTTGAACGTATAAAGAAGTTGGAAAAGCAACGCATTATTGAAAAATATGTGGCGCTGGTCAGCAAAGAGCTCCTCAACAAAAATTTTATCGTTCTCTGTCATGTAAAGTTAATTCAACACAAGAAAGAATATATTGCCCAGTTTGAAAACGAGATCATGCAATTTTCAGAAGTCTTGGAATGTTTTCATGTGTCGGGTGACTACGATTATATTCTAAAGATTTGTGTGCGCGATATTGCAGAATACCGCGAATTTATGGTAAGTAAATTGACGAACCTTCAGCATATTGCAAGTACACAAAGCTCTTTTATGATTAAAGAAGTCAAAAACTCGACTAGTATTGAACCTTAA
- a CDS encoding aminotransferase class I/II-fold pyridoxal phosphate-dependent enzyme, translating into MEDFNPANNIQDLQYFGEFGGVNPSISDSSTYTFLSAKTMFDTFEGNTEGCYLYSRHSSPSNLYLGEALAQMEGTESANVTASGMGAITSTLLQLCKSGHHIISSRTIYGGTYAFMKNFLPDFNIKTSFVDITDLSIVENAINENTKVIFCETVSNPLLEVADLFGLAAIAKKHNIKLVVDNTFSPLSISPTKLGTDITIHSLTKFINGSSDAVAGVVCASSQFVNDLKDVNSGACMLLGPTLDSLRASSILKNLRTLHLRIRKHSENAQFLAEKFEKDGLLVKYPGLKSHKQHDLFTSMMNTEYGYGGLLTLDVKTVEKANQLMELMQKENLGYLAVSLGFYKTLFSASGSSTSSEIPEDEQKEMGLSQGLIRMSVGLDHDIQRTYDKMKWCMQQVHLLP; encoded by the coding sequence ATGGAAGACTTTAATCCAGCCAATAATATTCAAGACTTACAGTATTTCGGTGAATTCGGTGGTGTAAACCCATCAATTTCAGACAGCTCTACCTATACTTTTCTATCAGCTAAGACCATGTTCGACACTTTTGAAGGGAATACAGAAGGTTGTTATTTATACTCACGTCACTCCTCACCAAGCAATCTTTATTTAGGTGAAGCTTTGGCACAAATGGAAGGAACTGAAAGTGCAAACGTAACTGCTTCAGGAATGGGTGCAATTACCTCTACCCTACTTCAGCTGTGTAAAAGTGGTCATCATATAATTTCGAGCAGAACGATTTATGGTGGAACTTATGCATTCATGAAAAATTTCCTACCAGATTTTAATATCAAAACTTCTTTTGTTGACATTACCGATTTATCAATTGTAGAAAATGCAATTAATGAAAATACAAAAGTAATTTTCTGCGAAACGGTTAGCAACCCTCTATTAGAAGTTGCAGATCTCTTTGGTTTGGCGGCGATTGCAAAAAAACATAATATTAAACTTGTTGTTGATAATACCTTTTCTCCACTTTCAATTTCGCCTACTAAATTAGGTACAGATATAACCATTCACAGTTTAACAAAATTTATTAACGGAAGCAGCGACGCCGTTGCGGGAGTAGTTTGTGCTTCTTCTCAATTCGTCAATGATTTAAAAGATGTGAATTCTGGAGCGTGTATGTTGTTAGGTCCAACTTTGGATAGTTTGCGCGCTTCCAGCATTCTCAAAAATTTGAGAACTCTACACCTTCGAATTAGGAAACATAGCGAGAACGCACAATTTTTAGCTGAGAAGTTCGAGAAGGATGGTTTATTGGTAAAATATCCAGGACTGAAAAGTCACAAACAACATGACTTATTTACAAGCATGATGAATACTGAATACGGCTATGGTGGCTTGCTTACCCTAGATGTGAAAACAGTAGAAAAAGCGAATCAATTAATGGAATTGATGCAAAAGGAAAATCTAGGATACTTAGCGGTAAGTTTAGGATTCTATAAAACCCTATTTTCTGCATCAGGAAGTTCAACTTCTTCGGAAATCCCTGAAGATGAACAAAAAGAAATGGGACTATCCCAAGGCCTTATCAGAATGTCTGTTGGATTAGACCACGATATTCAAAGAACATACGACAAGATGAAATGGTGTATGCAGCAAGTGCACCTCTTACCATAA